The Juglans regia cultivar Chandler chromosome 11, Walnut 2.0, whole genome shotgun sequence genome contains the following window.
ctgtgtaatagataaatatgtaatgacttggcatgacacatatgacaacatgcatacatacactttagttcccttacttatcactcatataagttaaaagctaacttacctcgattttcgcgcttcgagacaaaactcaagtgcaatcacgagaaactgaaagtagtgatttctaaaaattagaacttaatcactaacaattaggaatatggaaaaatatcaacttagagtaagaTTACCATTTTACTccctacatgtggaaaaatgataattttacccctaacttaaggattttgcatcctaactccaaaaaataccaaaatttacataccttatgtaaattttgtcctaagctcaaatatcaattcagaaaaatttaaaactaaacacaaccattaaaactctatagggccgaaacttacataggctatttccttttatttgttgtaattttttcaaatttcaaaactcatgattaaaccaaaatttttcttctactatactcataacatattcctaagaataatcatgttttgaatcatgaacaaaagtcatcagaatcactaaaaccatacttgaactttttggtttttcttctaagttcaaaacataattttgtttctaacttgttttgatcaacctcttgatccatgacttataaagatgtgatcttcaaaccaaaacatcacatggtttaaaaagatgttctaaaatagatccaagcatCCTAGCCACAGGCCTAGCGAGGTTAGTGGTTGTGCGCAGCCCAACACACGACCTGGCATGTGCATGCCTCTGTGCCACGCCGCCACGCCCCAGCACTTGCCCATGCACACGCCCCAACATCTGCCCCTGTGTCGCACGCCCCGGATGCCAgtgaggttagtggcatgccatcTAGTGCACAGCTCTAGCCCGTGCCCTACAAGCATGCCATCCAACGTATGGCTCCAACCCATGCCTTGCAACACCAATGCCTAGGCCACTTGCTTGGGCCATGCCGAGCCAACGCCCAGGCCACTTGGCTGGGCCATGTAGCACTCACGCATGGCATCCTGCTAAGACCATCATCAAATCTTACACAACAACATGTCGTGCCCACCAGCAGGCCCATGCATGGCACCCTGCCATGCCCACAAGCAGACCATGTCGTGCACCACACCAGCCTTGGACCAGACCAGCCCAGCCGAGGGCAATGAACCATCCTAGCCCATCCATGGGCCAATGCATGCCACGAGCCACCTTGGCCCGTGCAACCTATATTAttgctttccttttatttttatttatttactttcaaaaGGACCCTTTGGGGGTTTCCACTTTGTAATCTGTATAAATAGGACTCTTAGTCATttcatttacatcttttgacaattCCCTTTGTGGACGGCTTATTATTCTTAAGATCATTGCCGGTGCTTAGaacttgggctctttggggtgcaattCATGAACCCCTAAGGAGAGAGTCACactttgcaattcgtgaataagtGTGATTCAAGTCATCAATCTTATGAGTTTTATTGATTCATTCACTTGTCTTTCATTATCTCTCAATTgatcttaatattttttgtgcatTGTTCTTGCATtgctcatatatattttcttgtgtttcttGGCCATCAAACACTATCCATTCCCATGCATCCATTCAATCTTTCCCATACACTTATTTCGGCCACCATTGTGTTAACCTACTTTCCATATTTGGCACTTCCCAAATTTACCCTTCTTCCATCATCCATCAACCCTAGCAGAAATCCCAAAGTCCTTATAAGGTAATTCCTACCTTTTTGGCAACCTTGACTTCATCCAAATCAAATCCTTTGATTTAAGGAATTGCTATCCAATCTTCAATTCATTAAATCACTCACTTCCTAAAATATCTCAAGTCAAACCTAGACCTTCCATAATAGCCAAAACCGAATCCCCAACCTTCGTGAAAAGATTCCTTATTAATTCATCTCCAAACCATCCAACCCTATCCAAACCCCAACTTTCGGCAGCCCTAGTTGCCCTATCTTCTGAAACCCTAACCTCACTTCACTCATCTATTCCTAGCCACAATCTCCTCGACATCACACTCGAAGAACAAGCCCTAGTCTTTCCATATTGCATTGCATCCCATCAAGCACGTAGAATACCCCTattgcatcatcatcatcacttccATCACCAAACATTAAACCTTCCATCAACCTAGGAACCCTCCAATGCCATCATCACCAAGGTGAGCTTGTGGACTCTAGTGTTTAGAGACAAGACTGAGGTCCCTAACAGGATCGTCTCCCTCTCCATTCCTTGGGACACAGTTTAATGTCTAAAGCCTTCCCTGTCCCGCCTCGCCAACGACtatggttctttttttttttttgtttttgtgaatcCACTACCCGGGTTCCCACCTAGTATTTGTAAACTTGTTATCAATGAACGAGGTTCCCCCTTGAACTGtcatctttcttctttttgcgTGCTTGGCTTTGCTATCTGTCGTCCTTATTCTTTTGTTCCTTTCATCGTGGGTCTAGGCATAGCTATCAGGATCCATGCACTTAGTCCCTAGCCAACCCAGACCTTGCGTGGAACTCTCCTCCATGACTTTGGCCTAAGTCAACGCACTAGTGAGGAGGAGAGAGTGGGACACTTAAGAGAGGTGTTCCCCCTTTACGCTGTACGGGCGAGGCGCAAGTGCAAAGCATCGGCCTCAGGAGTCATGACGATCCAAGATCAACAGTCCTAGTAGTCAAGGGGAGAATGGGacacttgggagaggtgttccctTTTCGACCGAAGTTGGACGGTGACCAGGGATGGCAGTGGAGGTGCCGACGCCAACAACACATAGCAGTAGGGGGTTGGGCATCTGTGGTAGTGCATAGGTGCATTGTTGGAAAACTCACGAGGATACAGAGAGGGATGGCATAGATTGGGGAAGAAAAGGGGCGGTCAGAGGGTAACGATGAGCTGCACACTTCGAATGCATGGCTTCGAGGTGGTGGTGGCATGGGCTGTGGGCAAGGTCACAAGTTGCAGGGGAGGAAAGAGAAGGAGAGGGGCTGGGGGTGGTGTGGCgcgggaaaaaagaaaagaagaaggaaaaagattAGGCTTTGACTCTAGACCAAAAAGGCATCGTTTAGGTAAGGGGCTAGGCTTCTCTTCATTAGTTGGGCTTCCACACGGGCTGGGCCCgttgcacacacacacacattctaaaaaaagaaggaaaaacccATTTAAAATTCAGTCTTGGGCTTCGCATCACTTAAAGAAAAACACACATAAAATTCAAACTTGGGCTTCACACTCACTCTCAAATTGTTCCTTTAATgtcaaataaatcataaaagcTGCTAGAAAATACAAATTGGCTTAAAGGTATTTGATTCCAAAAAGGTCACAAgtggaataataaaaaatagccAAGAAAGTGTTAATCGTCTctactttatatataacataagagTCCAAATTTAGGAATTAAAattagtataaatttttttattttattttatgctaatagataaattaaaacaGTGGTCCTTCCCTATCAAAATCTTCGTATAATCATCCATTTGGTTTCCATATTAGATTAGGTTTCTAGTTTGAAACTAACTCCAATTCAAACTCTTCAAATCTTAGTGTTTGTACCCCGTGGGAATAGTTTCCTAAGTGTAGCCAACTCCAAACCCTAGCATATCTCCTAAAGGCTCACTTTATTCCTTCCCATCATCTATAAGAATCCCATGGGACCCTCagaaataaacacaaaatcTTATACATACTAGCCAATGTAACAGCCCCAAGAAAACCACTCTCACAGCCAACCAAGACACTTACCTCACCGGAATCCACCACTGAGGACTTTGGAGGGCTACCCTGGCTGCCCAGAAATTGCTGACCAGCCCAGCCCCATTGAACCCACACCTTTCTGTTAAGTTTCTGATGggatctctctctttccctgTGATTTTCAGTTCTCGATCTaactttctcactctctctctcttgcgtAGAGCCATTGCCCAGAGGACCCAGTTGCATCGCTGGTCTCTTCCAGCCACTCCAAAGCCTCCATCACCTCATCTTCCTTTTCTCAGTGAGCATCTCACAACCACTTCTTTTCTTAGTCCAATTCCCTCTGTGCGTGACGTGAGCCTTCCCCACAAGCCAATATTTTCCATTATATCGGCTTTACCAAATATACTCGTGCCCATTAGGATgtttcccaaaatgcccttaAAACCATAGTTGGTTTGTTTTAATGGCTTCTGTAAATCCTCTTGAAGAAACATTGTTCTTTGAAGTGGACTGTTTCCTCAATTGGACCTTGGGCCTTTCTATATTTGTAAGGGTTTTAAAGTAAACTagtctatttattttaatattccaATTGTCTATTTaactatatttttaatacaattattaagttatatttttaatagaaaattaagGGACATGTTATgggttttgaataatattattatgtagtAATCTTTAATTGAATATGTATTAAATTATCTCTATGGtatgattttaagtaattaaGATGTTAGACGTGTTCACTATGAAATTAGTAACATCTAGTACCTTGTATAGGTAACTTTTCTACAAAGTGGGAATCAGGAAGTAGCACTAAGAGGCAAATagtatgaattatttatatataaataagggTTCCTAACTGATAGATTTTCCTCTCGAGGGCTCCTTGAGTAGAGGTTTCCTACCTGCCCTGTGCAGGACTGACTTTTTAAGCTATTTTGTGTGGTAGTGTGTGTGGAAACTATGGAGGTAGATCTTGAGAAGTTGTGTGGAAAACTATCCCTGACCGAATAGGAAGAGGAAGTTGTGGTAGTGGTAGTGGATGAAGAGTCTCTGGATGGTGCGCTAGGTAGAAGTGAAAAATGTCTGTTGTTTAAACTGTTCACTGATAAACAGTTTAATAAGGAGGCATTTAAGAGTACTATGAAGCGTCTATGGCGTCCTGGTAAGTCTATCTCCATTCGAGATGTTAGTGCTAATCTATTTATTGCTGAATTTGAGGATCCATGGGATAAAGAACGCGTTTTTAGAGAGGGACCTTGGGCTTTTGATAAGCACTTGGTTCTCACAAATGAGGTGGATGGGTTGCAGCAGGTACATCAAGTTACTTTACCTGAGGCGCTCTTCTGGGTTCGTATCCATGATCTCCCGATTATGGCTAGGAGCTGGAAGATGGGACACATAGTAGGGAAGGAAGTTGGTAGCGTGGTGGAGGTTGACTTGGAGAAGGATGCACTGGCTTGGGGGGAGTACCTGTGTATCAGGGTTAAGTTGGATGTCACTAAGCCCTTGTTACATGGTAAGAAGGTTTGTGTGGGGTCTTCTAACCCCTTCTGGGTTCGGTTCTCTTATGAACGacttccaaatttttgctaCATATGTGGTACGCTTGGTCGTAATCATAAGGAGTGCAATCAGTGGAGGCCATTGATGCAAAAGTTTTCAGTCTTTGAGTTTCCATATGGTCCTTGGTTGCGTGCAGGGAACTTTGGTGATTATAGAGGACCTGTTCACAGGAGGCAGATAAACCATGATGGAAGTAGTTCTCCGATGGAGCATGGGCTAGACCAGTCTACCGGAGAATCTTCGAGTGATCAAAACGTAACTGCTTCTGAGGCTAACGTGGGAGCGGCGGATATTGTGGAGGAAAGTCTGGATAACGGCCAAGCTTGTGATACTTGTTAGGTTCCGTTACAAGAGATTCGCAAGGTGGGTCTTGTAACTGATGCGGATAAGGTGGCAAGTAGTTTGGCAACTGATCAAAGTCACGATGAGATGAAACCTGTAACTGATGAGGGTGTAATGGAGAGTTGCATGGCAACTGAGCAACGTCAACAAAAGCTGAAATTTGTAACTGCTACGAAAGATAAGGGCCATGCAGTTGCATCTCAACAGAAGGGTATTTGTGACATTTCAACAGTGAAGGCTAATATGGGTAATATTTCTGGCAGGAAGGAAGTTTTGAATGCAGAGGTAGAGTTGAGGAAGTCTTATGGAGGGACTCGTACATGGAGGCAAATTTTAAGGTCTCAAGTGCACCATTCTCCTTCTGAAAGTGCCTATAGGAGGTCAAAACGGCATCATGGGTTAGAGGATGTTGGAGATTACTGGCAATTCTAAGAGACAtaaaagtaatgctacatgtaATAATGGAAGGGAGGGTTCCATTTCTCAGGATGCGGTGGTGGCTGGAACACAGCCCCACTGAGCTCAATGAAGATCCTTAGTTGGAATAcacgagggcttgggaaccctcgtgGTATTCGTACTCTTGCTGATTTACTCAGAAGAGAAGATCccgatgttttgtttttgcaagaaacaaaaCTGAATGCTGCAAAAATGGAATTCTATAGAGTTAGATTTAAGTTTAATTGTTGCTTAACTGTTGATGCGGTTGGTAGAAGTGGGGGCCTTGCTTTATTATGGAAGCAAGATGTGCCTCTGTCCATTCTGAGTTACTCAGCATCACATATTGATGCTATGGtaattgacatgacatgaacctAGTACATGACAGGTCTATATGGTCAACCTAATACTGCAAGACGGATGGAAACTTGGAATCTGCTAAGAAGTTTGAGGAGGTATCCTGAGGAGGCTTGGCTTGTATTTGGGgacttcaatgaaattttaTCAGTACAGGAGAAATGGGGGGGAAGAGATCGACCATAACAGCAAATGGTTGATTTCCAACAAATGATTTTCGATTGTGAATTAAGGGACCTTGGTTTCTGTGGTCCACAATATACTTGGTGCAATGGTAGACAAGATATGGCTCGAGTTTATGAGAGACTGGATAGATTCCTTGGAAATGTCTCTTGGTGTAATCTATTCAATAGAGCCTCAGTCACTCATGGTTCTATCTCTTACTCTGATCACCTCCCACTATGGATCTAGCTGGAGGGCCCCCAGTCAAGACGAGGAGGTGCTAAACCTTTTAGGTTTGAGGCAATGTGGATTGGTGAAACTGAATGTTCAAGAATTATACAGCAGGAGTGGCTTGCTGCAATTTCCTCAAATGGAATGCAGGGTGTTATGGACTGTATTTATAGTTGTAGCAGTAAGTTACAAAGGTGGAACAAATCAAAGTTTGGTAAGGTCCAAGTCAAGCTGAAAGAAGCAAAGCACAAACTCTCCATGGAACAAAGTCAGGAAGTGATtcttgataaaatggagaggaaggtcTCTCATGAGATGAACGTTGAACTTATTAAATCCTTCACAGCTGTTGAAGTTCTTCAAGCTTTGAAAGAGATGCATCCCAACAAAGCACCAGGGCCTGATGGTATGCCACCTCTCTTTTTCTAGAAATTTTGGCCTAACATTGGTACTTCCATTGCAAATGCTGTTCTACAAGTTTTGAATCATGGAGAAATGCCTCAAGCTCTCAATCACACTTTCATCACTCTGGTCCCTAAGAAGAAGAGTCCTCAAACAGTAAATGATCTTAGACCaattagtttatgtaatgttgcatataaactaatttttaaGGTCATTGCTAATAGAATCAAGCAAGTGTTACTTGTGATCATCTCAGATACTCAGTCCTCTTTCATACCTGGCAGACTCATCACGGACAATGTACTAGTGGCCTATGAAGTTTTACACTAtttgaagagaaagaagaaaggaaagaaaggtttTATGTCTATCAAGCTTGATATGAGcaaagcttatgatagagtCGAATGGAGTTTTATTGAATCTGTTATGAGCAAGTTGGGATTCCATGAGAAGTTAATTCAACTTGTGATGATGTGTGTGAGGACTCCTACTTTTTCAATTCTGATTAATGGCTCTCCTACTGGTCTTATTGTTCCTTCACGAGGGttgaggcaaggagatcctATTTCTCCTTATCTATTCCTCTTGTGTACTGAAGGGTTGATTAGCCTTTTGAGAGAGGCTGAAAGAACTAATGTTGTTACTGGATTACAGATTTGTCATGGAGCTCCTAAACTGAATCAtctgctttttgcagatgatagcttgATTTTCTGTAATGCTGATATGGAAACAAATGTAAGGTTGCAAACTCTATTAGAGCAGTATGAAGTTTCCTCAGGTCAGCAGTTGAATAGAGAGAAAACAACAATGGTTTTTAGTGCTAATGTGAATCAGCATAACAAGCAGGCTATTATGAATTTGTGGTGCTCAACTCAATTGCAGCACTATGACAAGTACCTTGGGCTGCCACCTGTGGTGGGCAAGTCCAAATCGAGGGCATTTGCAAGCATTAAGCACAAAGTTTGGCTCAAGTTGCAAGGTTGGAAGGGGAATATGTTCTCTCAAGGGGGTAAGGAGATCCTCCTTAAAGCAGTAGCTATGGCAATTCCATCTTATGCCATGAGTTGTTTTAAGCTTCCACCAAGGCTTTGCTCTAAAATAGAGAGTATGATGGCAAGGTATTGGTGGGGTCAGAAGCAGGAGGAGAGAAACATCCATTGTCTAAGCTGGAAGAAGATGTGCAATTTGAAATTTGTGGGAGGCATGGGGTTCAAGGAGCTTGAGGTTTTCAATATGGCATTGTTGGCAAAACAAGCTTGGAGATTATTGCAAAATCAGGATAGTTTATTCCATAAAATGTATGTTGCTTGATATTTTTCTGATGGGAATCTGTTGACAGTTTCTCTTGGAGGAAATCCTTCCTATGCTTGGAGGGGTATTTGGGAAGCAAAGAGGCTGCTAGTGCAAGGTGGCAGATGGAATGTGGGAAATGGAAGTTTAATCCAtattttgaatgatgtttggatcCCTGGATTTAGAAATTTGAGACAAGCACTGGGAAATGAGCAGAGTATTGAACACAGTAGCCAGCTGGACAATCAAGTGTTCTCTCTTATTGATCAAAGTACTAAATGGTGGGATATTGCCAAGGTTAGAGctcttttcaatccaaacatggTGGAGGCTATTCTCAGATTGCATCCAAGTCATACTGGAGCTGCTGATCATTGGATGTGGGAACACGAGAAGTCAGGCTCTTTTTCTATCAAAAGTGCTTACAGTTTCTTTAAAACTATCTTGGAATCAGAACATGGGGAATCCTCTAGTGGggctttgatgaaaaaattccGGACTGCTCTATGGAAGTTACAAGTTCCTCATAAAGTTAAGGTTTTTGCTTGGAGGGCTTGTAAGGATAGTTTACCAACAAAGGCAAACCTGATCAAAAGAAAACTGGACATTGAAGGAAAATGTTGCTTTTGTCAACATCCATTCGAGGATTTGAGGCATGTGTTGATATTATGCCCTTCCACCTATGGATTTTTAAGGAGTAGGTTTTCTGTTCTCCAAAATGGTGACCAAATCAGCTCTTTTCTCACTACTGCAATGGATATTTTATTCAAGGGCAATTCTGAGGATCTGACAGATTTCTTCTTGAtggtttgggctttttggtTCAGAAGGAACAAGATGGTTCATGAATAGATTGCTTTACCACCTCAGCAGGTTATTGGATTTGCTTTTACAAAGAAATTGCATAGTGTTGTGGTTAGATAGCAGTTGGGGAACCATATTTCTAAAAACCTGGTGTACAGATGGTCAACCCCTCCAGAAGACTCTCTTAAGCTAAACATTGATGGGGCTCTcttttttgatttaaacaaagCTGGTATGGGCGCGGTTTTGAGGAACCATATGGGTGAAATTCTTATGGCATGTAGTAGAGTGGAATCTGTTTCTCTGGAACCAGAACAAGTTGAAGCTGTGGCTTTATTGAGAGGCCTTCAATTGTGCATGAGCTTGGGTATCCCTAAGCTGATAATTGAAAGTGACTGTTTGTTCCTAGTTGAAGAGGTTAATAGATCATCTGAGTCAAATGCAGCTATATGATCTGTGGCAGCAGAGGTAAAAGGATTAATGCAAACTTTTCCTCAGTGCAGCTTTCAACATTGCAGTAGATTCACAAATGAGGCTGCCCATCGACTTGCAAGACATGCTTGGTCCATTGAAGATATGTTTATTTAGTGGAATAGTGTACCTCTTTTCATtgagaatgtaattttcattgatcAACACTATTGTAAGCTATCTCAAGGTGTTATGCCTTTACGAAATGAAgttcttttctataaaaaaagaaaaagaaaaaagaggcaaatagtatgatcatataaatgcatgcgtactgtaaatattattgttatgtatgaaaatatgttgtgcttatgatggttatcaACGCTACACTAAGAGCCAAGTTAAGTTTCGATTCCTTTCACGAGCTGTGATGAATTATGACATTATGTTTGTATGGatgaatttgttgtttgatGGATGGAATGTACTAAAATCACATGGAAGCCATGAACTATTCATGAAGTAATTTaagtcaagtatgccatgtaataaaATAGCCTGATCATGTATGCCACgttcatgtagtacttagatcatgtatgccatgtctatgtagtacttagatcatgtatgccatgaaatttcataaaatgtttAGATCATGTAggtcatgccatgttatgctatgccatgtaaaagaatatgtcatgttatgctatgccatgtacacgaatatgccatgttatgtcatgccatgtataagaatatgccatgttatgtcaagccatgtacaagaatatgccatgttaggAAAATTCATGAACCCTAATGaattctcatgcattaagaaagataagaagttTAAAGTGATATGGACCCAAGCGTGTTGACCACAAGTTATGCTAAGACGgtgccacagactcaagcgtagttaaccacaagttaagtgaaacattAACTCAAGCATGTTTCATTCCACGTTAtgacaaattatgcaagttaagtAAAACATGGACTCAAAcatgtttcactccatgatatgacaagttatgcaagttaagtgaaacacggactcaagcgtgtttcactccataaTATGACgagttatgcaagttaggtgaaacacagactcaagcgtgtttcactccatgatatGATtagttatgcaagttaggtgaaacataTATTCAAGCTTGTTTCACCTCATGTTAAGAAAAGATATGCAAgataagtgaaacacggactcaagcatgTTTTACCATAAGATAACAAGATAAATAAGTTATGTATGCATTCACGTTACATGTTTGCCATGAATATGTGTGTTCCACttatgttaatgatgaatagCTATGCTAAGTGAATCTATGATGATGTATGTATGTTTTGAAcagtctttcaaaaattaagtctatgttaagttatattttacggtatgaAGTGCTACTTACTGattattcgactcattttttgtttggctttttgttttcccttttgtttaatttttacaGATGGTGATTGTGATGACGCagagctggatggccaggaGTAGATCTAGTAGAAAGACTTGGGAAGGAGTAAGTGTTATTCACTCAagaattagatttattttatgtcattcgtaggattagtttatgttctttttaCCTTACGTTTAGtttcaaaacaattatgtttaGTTCTGTTTTAATATTTGTGattcttttcaataaatgaaGTATTTCAAAATATGAATCTTTTTGTCAGGCATTATGTTAGGAATGTTTCATAATATTCCTAACCTATGGGAAGGGGTGTTACATTATCCACTCAACCATCAATAGAAAATGCTTAAAATTTGTATCAATCAACCCGTAATGGCAAAAGGCACGAGGATAAAAAGGAGCACTCCCAagtataaaaaaagtataattacaTGTAGTAGGAACATCTTATATCAACCCTTTCTTACTATCCAAAGACATTTGATTTGTTGattctaaaaatttaagttTTCTTGTTTGTGATCCTTTGACATATTTGATACTTTTACGAAATTTTTGGATAGCACAATCAATCTCTTTTAACCCATCTTGTACTACCAAATTGAGGATATGAGCACAACAATGAAGATGGAAGAAGTCACCATCACAAACAAGGGTTTTCTTAATATTCACTTGAGTTCTTAACATCTCCAATAAATCATCATTTGAAGAAGCGTTGTCTAAAGTCAAAGTAAAAGCTTTGGTTTCAATTCCCCACTCccatagaaaattataatttttttcaaacaatgaTGTCATTATCTGGTGGtggcataaaagaaaatttcacaACATCTTTTTGTAAAACCCAATTCTTATCAAGAAAATGTGTCGTAATGCATATATAACCATAAGTAGTTATAGAAGCCCATAGGTCAAAGGTCAAGCTATTTATAACAAGAGCATCAAACAACAAAGATTAaaacctccttttttttttctcgattaTGCATCTTAACCAAAT
Protein-coding sequences here:
- the LOC118349890 gene encoding uncharacterized protein LOC118349890, which translates into the protein MKILSWNTRGLGNPRGIRTLADLLRREDPDVLFLQETKLNAAKMEFYRVRFKFNCCLTVDAVGRSGGLALLWKQDVPLSILSYSASHIDAMLEGPQSRRGGAKPFRFEAMWIGETECSRIIQQEWLAAISSNGMQGVMDCIYSCSSKLQRWNKSKFGKVQVKLKEAKHKLSMEQSQEVILDKMERKVSHEMNVELIKSFTAVEVLQALKEMHPNKAPGPDVLNHGEMPQALNHTFITLVPKKKSPQTVNDLRPISLCNVAYKLIFKVIANRIKQVLLVIISDTQSSFIPGRLITDNVLVAYEVLHYLKRKKKGKKGFMSIKLDMSKAYDRVEWSFIESVMSKLGFHEKLIQLVMMCVRTPTFSILINGSPTGLIVPSRGLRQGDPISPYLFLLCTEGLISLLREAERTNVVTGLQICHGAPKLNHLLFADDSLIFCNADMETNVRLQTLLEQYEVSSGQQLNREKTTMVFSANVNQHNKQAIMNLWCSTQLQHYDKYLGLPPVVGKSKSRAFASIKHKVWLKLQGWKGNMFSQGGKEILLKAVAMAIPSYAMSCFKLPPRLCSKIESMMARYWWGQKQEERNIHCLSWKKMCNLKFVGGMGFKELEVFNMALLAKQAWRLLQNQDISLGGNPSYAWRGIWEAKRLLVQGGRWNVGNGSLIHILNDVWIPGFRNLRQALGNEQSIEHSSQLDNQVFSLIDQSTKWWDIAKVRALFNPNMVEAILRLHPSHTGAADHWMWEHEKSGSFSIKSAYSFFKTILESEHGESSSGALMKKFRTALWKLQVPHKVKVFAWRACKDSLPTKANLIKRKLDIEGKCCFCQHPFEDLRWSTPPEDSLKLNIDGALFFDLNKAGMGAVLRNHMGEILMACSRVESVSLEPEQVEAVALLRGLQLCMSLGIPKLIIESDCLFLVEEVNRSSESNAAI